The Myxococcales bacterium nucleotide sequence TACCAGGGCTTCAACGCCGCCGGCGGCGGGCGCGGCGTCGGCCTCGGCACCACCCGCGCCGTGGTCTACTCGTCGGTGGCGGTGCTGATCAGCGACTACTTCCTGACCGACATCCTGCTGCGGGTGATGTCGAGCGACGGCGGTGGTCGATGACCGCGCCCGCCGCCGCGTCGATGGCCGAGGCCGATCCGCGCTGGCACATGCGCGTGCGCGGGCTGACCAAGTCGTTCGGCCCCAAGACCGTGCTCGAGCGGCTCGATCTCGACATCGAGCGCGGCAAGATCAACGTCATCATCGGGGCGTCGGGCGCCGGCAAGAGCGTGCTGATCAAGCACTTCATGTGCCTGCTGCGCCCCGATCGCGGCTCGGTCTGGGTCGACGGCACCGACGTGTTCGCGTTGACCGGCAAGGCGCTGTCGAACTTCCGGCGCAAGTTCGGCCTGGTGTTCCAGTTCGCGGCGCTGTTCGACTCGCTCACGGTCGAGGAGAACTGCGCGTTCCCGCTGCGCGAGCACACCAAGCTCGGCCGGGCCGAGATCAAGGAGATCGTCCGCGACCGCCTGACCGCGCTCGGCCTCGACGGCTTCCAGGGCGCCTACCCGGGCTCGCTGTCGGGCGGCCAGCGCAAGCGGGTGGGGCTGGCCCGGGCGCTGGTGCTCGAGCCCGAGATCCTGATGTTCGACGAGCCGACCACCGGCCTCGATCCGCTGGCCACGCGCAACGTCGACGACATGATCCTGTCGGTCATGGAGCGGTATAAGGTGACCTCCGTGGTCATCTCGCACGACATGGCGTCGGTGTTCCGCATCGCGGATCGCATCGCCATGCTCCACGAGCGCAAGATCCTGGTGGCCGGCACCGTCGACGAGATCCGCGCGTCGACGATCCCCTACCTGTACGAGTTCATCCGCACCTCGGGCGTGGCGGCCGCGCACGCGGCGCCGGAGGTGGCGTCGTGAGGCCGGTCGCCGCCGGCGTCAAGGTCGGGCTGCTGGTGCTCGCGCTCCTGGCCGGCTCGTACACCGTCTGGAAGAGCCTGGGCGCCGATCCCGCCGGCTCGGACAACATCACGCTGTGGGCGCGGTTCCGCGACGCCTCGGGCATGCCGGTCGGCTCGAAGGTCGTCGTCGCCGGCCTGCCGGTCGGCGAGATCACGAGCCTGCAGATCGACGGCCGCTACGCCAAGGTCCGCTTCAAGATCCGCGCGGACGTGCCGGTGTGGTCGAGCGCGGTCGTGTTCAAGAAGGCCGCGTCGCTGCTCGGCGACCACTACCTCGAGATCGATCCCGGCAGCGCCGAGGGCGCGGCCGAGACCGGCGAGCTGGCGCCGGCGACCCGGCTCGGCAACGGCGACCAGATCGTCAAGGTCGTCGAGTCGACCTCGCCCGACGCGCTCCTGCGCCGCCTCGATCAGAGCCTGCCCAACGTCGACGCGGTGCTGCTGTCGGTCAAGGATCTGTCCGAGGACATGCGCCGCCTGGTCAACGGCCCGATCGCGTCGGTGGCCAACCGGGTCGACGACCTGGTCCAGCGCGAGGCGCAGACCGTCAAGGACATCCTCGACCGCGCCGACCGCGCGGTCGGGCGCATCGACCAGATCGCCGCCGACATCCGGTCGATGTCGGGCGGCGCCGATGAGCGGGTCAAGGCGATCCTGGCCAACCTCGAGGAGGCCTCGGCCGAGGCCCGGGCGCTGGTGGCCTCGGCCAAGGACGAGGTCGCGCTGACCGGCGACAAGGTGCGCGAGAAGCTCGACCTGGTCGATCAGGTGCTCGCCAGCACCGCCAGCATCACCGCCAAGATCGACGAGGACCGCGGCACGCTCGGGCGCCTGGTCAACGACCCCACGATCGCCGACAACGTCGAGGAGATCACCGAGGACGCCAAGGGCTTCCTCGGCACGCTCTTCAAGATGCAGACCTACGTCGGCCTACGCAGCGAGTACAACGTCTTCGCCGGCATGGCCCGGCACTACATCGCGGTCGAGCTGCACACGCGCCCGGACAAGTACTACCTGATCGAGATCGAGCGCGGCCCGCGCGGCGGCTACCCCGACACCCAGCTGGTGTTCGATCCCGCGGCCGGTTCCGACCAGTGGGTCCGGACGACCACGATCGACGACGGCTTCCGGTTCACGTTCCAGTTCGCCAAGCGCTTCGACTGGATGACCCTGCGCTACGGCATCAAGGAGTCGAGCGGCGGCGTCGGCGTCGACGCCGACGTCCGCTGGTGGGGCCGCGGCCTGCACATGTCGGTCGACGTGTTCGACGCGTCGTTCGATCAGTTCCCGCGGGTCAAGCTGGCCGCGGCGTTCGAGCTGTTGCGGGGCGTCTACATCCTCGGCGGCATGGACGACGTGCTCAACCCGGCCGACACCCTGACGGTGCGCACCGGCGCCAGCGACGTGCCGGCGCAGTTCGAGGAGTACCACTTCGGCCGCGACGTCTTCGTCGGCGGCATGATCCGGTTCAACGACCACGACCTCGCGGCGCTGCTCGCGATCGGCGGCGGCGCGCTGTCGGGCATCTCGAAGAAGTGACACCCCGGGGGCGTCGGGCAGGGACGCCGCGGCGGCCGCACGCTGTCGGGCATCTCGAAGGAGTGACGCGGTGCCGGCCGCGCCGGCGTCGGGCAGGGACGCCGCAGCCGCGGCGCGCTGTCGGCGTCTCCAAGGAGTGACGCCGCGACGGCGGCGGCGCCGGCGCGGGGAGGGCTGGGGATCGGGTGGTCAGCGACTCACGGTCGCCAGGAGGCCGATGCTCACGCCGAGGCCGGTCATGAGCAGCGGGTTCTCACGGTTGGGTCAACCGCTGTCGCAGCCGTAGAAGTAGTAGAAGGCAAACCCGGCCAGGCCGCCGACCACGGCGCCGGCGATCGGCAGCCAGGGGCGCGGCCGCAGGCGCGGCACCGCAGGATCTCGATCCGTGGCAGGCATCAGCGCTCAGGCTAGCGCGGAACCGGCGAAGGGAAACACCGGGCCGGCTCCGGCACCGGTGCCGGCTCCGGCTCCGGCTCCGGTCCGGCTCCGGCTCCGGTTCCGGCTCCGGCTCCGGTTCCGGCTCCGGCTCCGGCTCCGGCTCCGGCTCCGGCTCCGGTTCCGGTTCCGGCTCCGGCTCCGGTTCCGGCTCCGGCTCCGGCTCCGGCTCCGGCTCCGGTTCCGGCTCCGGCTCCGGCTCCGGCTCCGGCTCCGGTTCCGGCTCCGGCTCCGGTTCCGGCTCCGGCTCCGGCTCCGGCTCCGGCTCCGGTTCCGGTTCCGGCTCCGGCTCCGGCTCCGGCTCCGGTTCCGGTTCCGGCTCCGGCTCCGGCTCCGGCTCCGGCTCCGGTTCCGGCTCCGGGCTCCGGCTCCGGTTCCGGCTCCGGCTCCGGCTCCGGGCTCCGACCCCAGCTCCGCCACGGGCTCGTCGCTCAGGGCGGGTACAGCGCGCCGCAGGTGTCGACCGCGCCGGCCACGCCAGGCTCGGCGGTCATCGGGCCGTCGCCGCCGTACTGCTGGCGCTGCGCGGTGGTCAGCGCGCGCGCGCCGGCGATCGCGCCCAGCACGGTCGCGCCCTCGGTCGGCGTGCGCGCGAACGTGGCGCGGTCGACCGCGTACAGGCCGAAGTGCGGCCGGAAGCCCTCGGCCCACTCGAAGTTGTCGTAGAGGCTCCAGTAGTAGAAGCCGCGCACGTCGACGCCCTCGGCCCGGGCCCGCTCGATCTGCTCGAGCACGCGCACGATGTTCTCGGCGCGGCGCGCGCCGACGTCGGTGGCGATGCCCGACTCCGAGACCACCAGCGGCAGGTCGGGGTAGCGCGCGGCCATCGCGACCAGCACGTCGTGGATGCCGGGCGCGTAGAACTCGTAGCCCATCGTCGGCACGCACCAGCTGACGTCGCCGGGCGGCAGGCAGCTGCCGAAGTCGAACATGCCGAAGCACGGCGACAGGCCGAGCTCGCGGATCGCCTGCGACTGGCCGGTGACGCCGGTGCGGAAGTAGTACTGCACGCCCAGCCAGTCGAGCTTGCCGCGCCAGTCGGGGTGGGCCTCGTCGCCGGTGCCGTCGAAGTCGGTGTCGAAGCTGCCGGAGCGGAGCGCGTCGATCGCGAGGTAGTGGTAGAGGTACTCGACCTTGGCGCGGGCGGCCTCGTCGCGGGGATCGGTCGACAGCTGGTTGTTGCCGGCGGCCCGCCAGTCGGCCACCGACAGGGTCAGGCCGACCGCCGCGGCGACGCCGTCGCCGTCGGCGTCGGTGGTGTCCGCGGCCTTGATCGCGTCGTACATCGCGGCGTGGGCGGCGAGGTAGTCGCGGACGATCGGGACGAAGTCGGCGAACAGCGACGTGATCGTGAAGCGGCCCGGCGGGAACGTGCCGATGCCGTACGCGGCCAGCAGGTAGTTGACGGGCTCGTTGAGCGTGCCCCACTCGTCGACGCGGTCGCCGTAGCGACGCGCCAGCTCGCCGGCGAGCTCGGCCATCTCGGCGATGACCTCGGGGCCGCCGGCGCCGCCGAGGCCGCACAGGTTGGTGTCGGTCGGCTGGCCCGGCACCGGGTTGTTCGCGCAGCTGGGATCGCGCGGATCGGCGACCCACACCGGGTTCGAGAAGTGATGGACCGTGAGCATCGGCCGGATGCCGCGCGCGACCAGCGCGTCGAGGACCGCGTCGTAGTGCGCGAACGCGGCCTCGTCCCAGACGTCGCGGGTCGGCTCGACCCGGGCCCACTCGATGCTGAACCGGTAGCTGTCGAGGTGGGTGTCGGCGACCAGCGCGACGTCGGCGAGCGCGCGGGTGTAGCCGCCGACGGCGTCACCGACGAACTCGCGGCCCTTGCCCATGCCGCCCTCGGCCACGGGCCGGGTCCACAGGTACCAGTCGGTGTTGGGGTTGACGTCCTCGATCTGCGTGGCGGCGCTCGCGGCGCCGAAGCGGAATGTCCCGGCGCCGGTCGCGCCGGTCAGCGGGCCCATGGCGGGGTAGGTGATCGGTGCGGGCGGCGGCGCCGTGCCGTCGTCGCCGCAGGCCAGCACGAGCACGGACAGGGCAGCGACGACGAGCGGCAGGCGAGGGCGAGGCATCGGTCGCATGGTGCCAGCGGCGGGCGGCGATCGCACGATCGCCCGGGCCCGTCCGTGCGAACCTCGTAACGCTGCGGAACTCCATGGGTGATGCGCCTTGACTCCGGGCGACCGGTCCATATACTCACGCGCCTCCCGAGGACCCTGTGCGCGCCCCTGCCATCGCCAACCCGTACCACGTCGCCATCCGCGAGCTGCCGCTCACCCGTCGGCTCGACGTGGCGCAGGCGTTCGTGGCCGCGGCGGTCGCGGGCATGCCGCTGCGCGAGGCGCTCGGCGACGATCACGGCTCGGTCGTCGACGGCGGTGAGGTCGAGGTCGAGCTCACGTTCGACGACAACACGGTGTTCGTCCGGGGCTCGGTCCGCGGCACGATCGCGATCGCCTGCAGCCGCTGCGTCACCCCGGTCGCGGTCACCTTCGACGAGCGCGTCCAGGTCACCTACGTCCCCGCCGCCGACCTGGCGCCGGCCGACGGCGCGGCGATCGACGACGACGACGACGAGGACGGCGTCGAGCTGGCCTCCGACGAGCTCGACGTCTACCCGTACGAGGGCGACATCGTCGACCTGACCCCGCTGGTGCGCGAGCAGTTCGTGCTCGCGGTGCCGTACGCGCCGCTGTGCCGCGAGGACTGCCAGGGCCTGTGCCCGCAGTGCGGCACCGACAAGAACCTGGCGCCCTGTTCCTGTATCCGCCCTGCCGATCCGCGGTTCGCCGCGCTGGCGGGGGTGAAGCTCCCGTCGTAGTCCCCCACGTCCCAAGCCCACGAGCCCGAGAGTAAGTCATGGCCCTTCAGAAGCGTCGCCGCGGTCCCGCCCGTACTGGTCATCAGCGTTCTGCCTGGATGAAGAAGTCCGGGGAGAACCGGCCTGCCGTCAACGCCTGCCCCAACTGCGAGGCGCCGCGCATCCCCCACCGGGTGTGCATGGCGTGCGGTTTCTACGACGGCCAGCAGGTCATCGCCGGCACGTCGACCGACGCCGGCGAGTGATCGGCGCGCCGGCCGC carries:
- a CDS encoding ABC transporter ATP-binding protein gives rise to the protein MAEADPRWHMRVRGLTKSFGPKTVLERLDLDIERGKINVIIGASGAGKSVLIKHFMCLLRPDRGSVWVDGTDVFALTGKALSNFRRKFGLVFQFAALFDSLTVEENCAFPLREHTKLGRAEIKEIVRDRLTALGLDGFQGAYPGSLSGGQRKRVGLARALVLEPEILMFDEPTTGLDPLATRNVDDMILSVMERYKVTSVVISHDMASVFRIADRIAMLHERKILVAGTVDEIRASTIPYLYEFIRTSGVAAAHAAPEVAS
- a CDS encoding MCE family protein, with the protein product MRPVAAGVKVGLLVLALLAGSYTVWKSLGADPAGSDNITLWARFRDASGMPVGSKVVVAGLPVGEITSLQIDGRYAKVRFKIRADVPVWSSAVVFKKAASLLGDHYLEIDPGSAEGAAETGELAPATRLGNGDQIVKVVESTSPDALLRRLDQSLPNVDAVLLSVKDLSEDMRRLVNGPIASVANRVDDLVQREAQTVKDILDRADRAVGRIDQIAADIRSMSGGADERVKAILANLEEASAEARALVASAKDEVALTGDKVREKLDLVDQVLASTASITAKIDEDRGTLGRLVNDPTIADNVEEITEDAKGFLGTLFKMQTYVGLRSEYNVFAGMARHYIAVELHTRPDKYYLIEIERGPRGGYPDTQLVFDPAAGSDQWVRTTTIDDGFRFTFQFAKRFDWMTLRYGIKESSGGVGVDADVRWWGRGLHMSVDVFDASFDQFPRVKLAAAFELLRGVYILGGMDDVLNPADTLTVRTGASDVPAQFEEYHFGRDVFVGGMIRFNDHDLAALLAIGGGALSGISKK
- a CDS encoding glycoside hydrolase family 1 protein, encoding MPRPRLPLVVAALSVLVLACGDDGTAPPPAPITYPAMGPLTGATGAGTFRFGAASAATQIEDVNPNTDWYLWTRPVAEGGMGKGREFVGDAVGGYTRALADVALVADTHLDSYRFSIEWARVEPTRDVWDEAAFAHYDAVLDALVARGIRPMLTVHHFSNPVWVADPRDPSCANNPVPGQPTDTNLCGLGGAGGPEVIAEMAELAGELARRYGDRVDEWGTLNEPVNYLLAAYGIGTFPPGRFTITSLFADFVPIVRDYLAAHAAMYDAIKAADTTDADGDGVAAAVGLTLSVADWRAAGNNQLSTDPRDEAARAKVEYLYHYLAIDALRSGSFDTDFDGTGDEAHPDWRGKLDWLGVQYYFRTGVTGQSQAIRELGLSPCFGMFDFGSCLPPGDVSWCVPTMGYEFYAPGIHDVLVAMAARYPDLPLVVSESGIATDVGARRAENIVRVLEQIERARAEGVDVRGFYYWSLYDNFEWAEGFRPHFGLYAVDRATFARTPTEGATVLGAIAGARALTTAQRQQYGGDGPMTAEPGVAGAVDTCGALYPP
- a CDS encoding DUF177 domain-containing protein, encoding MRAPAIANPYHVAIRELPLTRRLDVAQAFVAAAVAGMPLREALGDDHGSVVDGGEVEVELTFDDNTVFVRGSVRGTIAIACSRCVTPVAVTFDERVQVTYVPAADLAPADGAAIDDDDDEDGVELASDELDVYPYEGDIVDLTPLVREQFVLAVPYAPLCREDCQGLCPQCGTDKNLAPCSCIRPADPRFAALAGVKLPS
- the rpmF gene encoding 50S ribosomal protein L32 translates to MALQKRRRGPARTGHQRSAWMKKSGENRPAVNACPNCEAPRIPHRVCMACGFYDGQQVIAGTSTDAGE